In the genome of Myxococcus stipitatus, one region contains:
- a CDS encoding M91 family zinc metallopeptidase, whose product MTTIGKPGSRPTSLVKQEPVKQATKEQRPDQVKAAVDQRMRDGFDAGPRTTGTASRPVREARPNLDGEGARPPGGPGASVGKAAGAAADAIKKALAGTGPQVSTNASGQTVVDLGAGNNSARVKQNTDGGLTITSGSDTVTLTAEQSRNAIIQGGDGDDSITVDDSVTHNLTLDGGAGNDKLTGGKGNDKLVGGAGNDTLIGRDGNDAISAGDGDDYVEGGAGNDVMAGGAGRDVLYGLDGNDLILGGGDRDYIDGGAGNDVALGGDGDDQVLGGRGNDYLSGGAGNDAVAGGAGKDTVRGNAGTDKLYVEANETTDGPQTERTTVDMTDADQRGRSITVSGDADFQARVQSDLDAMRSLPSGQALLATMDNSGKTTTIKPTTGGNSAAPDNRADAWFNADGTPGKGTNGTVNYNTTRTSLGSEEWMTRPPSVALFHEMVHASDYNNGTLALGEKNGTNNRETSAVGLPIDLDQNPATPDVVQPGRPGENVFRDDLNLPTRPRY is encoded by the coding sequence ATGACCACCATTGGCAAGCCGGGCTCGCGTCCCACGTCGCTGGTGAAGCAGGAGCCGGTGAAGCAGGCCACGAAGGAGCAGCGCCCCGACCAGGTGAAGGCGGCGGTGGACCAGCGGATGCGGGACGGTTTCGACGCGGGCCCCCGGACGACGGGCACGGCGTCCCGTCCGGTGCGCGAGGCTCGCCCCAACCTGGACGGTGAGGGCGCGCGGCCGCCCGGTGGCCCCGGGGCGTCGGTGGGCAAGGCGGCGGGCGCGGCGGCGGACGCCATCAAGAAGGCCCTGGCGGGCACGGGTCCCCAGGTGAGCACCAACGCGTCCGGCCAGACGGTGGTGGACCTGGGCGCGGGCAACAACTCCGCCAGGGTGAAGCAGAACACCGACGGCGGGCTGACCATCACCTCGGGCTCGGACACGGTGACGCTGACGGCGGAGCAGTCGCGCAACGCCATCATCCAGGGCGGCGACGGGGATGACTCCATCACCGTGGACGACAGCGTCACGCACAACCTCACGCTGGACGGCGGCGCGGGCAACGACAAGCTCACCGGCGGCAAGGGCAATGACAAGCTCGTCGGGGGCGCGGGCAACGACACCCTCATCGGCCGCGACGGCAACGACGCCATCTCCGCGGGCGACGGGGATGACTACGTGGAGGGGGGCGCGGGCAACGACGTGATGGCCGGCGGCGCCGGGCGCGACGTGCTCTACGGCCTGGACGGCAACGACCTCATTCTGGGCGGCGGGGACCGCGACTACATCGACGGCGGCGCGGGCAACGACGTGGCCCTGGGCGGCGACGGGGATGACCAGGTCCTGGGCGGCCGGGGCAACGACTACCTGAGCGGCGGCGCGGGCAACGACGCGGTGGCGGGCGGCGCGGGCAAGGACACCGTGCGCGGCAACGCCGGCACCGACAAGCTCTACGTCGAGGCGAACGAGACCACCGACGGGCCGCAGACCGAGCGGACGACCGTGGACATGACGGACGCGGACCAGCGCGGCCGCTCCATCACGGTGTCGGGCGACGCGGACTTCCAGGCGCGCGTGCAGTCGGACCTGGACGCGATGCGCTCGCTGCCGTCGGGCCAGGCCCTGCTGGCCACGATGGACAACAGCGGCAAGACGACGACCATCAAGCCGACGACGGGCGGAAACTCCGCGGCGCCGGACAACCGCGCGGACGCCTGGTTCAACGCGGACGGCACGCCGGGCAAGGGCACCAACGGCACGGTGAACTACAACACCACGCGCACCTCGCTGGGCAGCGAGGAGTGGATGACGCGTCCGCCCTCCGTCGCGCTGTTCCACGAGATGGTGCACGCGTCCGACTACAACAACGGCACGCTGGCGCTCGGCGAGAAGAACGGCACCAACAACCGCGAGACGTCCGCGGTGGGCCTGCCCATCGACCTGGACCAGAACCCCGCCACGCCCGACGTGGTGCAGCCGGGCCGCCCGGGTGAGAACGTCTTCCGCGACGACCTCAACCTGCCCACCCGTCCGCGCTACTAG
- a CDS encoding BlaI/MecI/CopY family transcriptional regulator, protein MSEAKLPRPTDGELAILRVLWARGDSTVREVHEALNRKEPEEGTGYTTVLKLMQIMTDKGLVERDESQRAHVYRARATEQRTQRQLVTDLVERAFGGSPARLAMQALSSRKTSPQELAELRQLLDSLEGADE, encoded by the coding sequence ATGAGTGAAGCGAAGCTGCCCCGTCCGACGGACGGCGAGCTGGCCATCCTGCGGGTGCTCTGGGCGCGCGGGGACAGCACGGTGCGAGAGGTCCACGAGGCGCTGAACCGGAAGGAACCCGAGGAAGGCACGGGCTACACGACGGTGCTCAAGCTGATGCAGATCATGACGGACAAGGGCCTGGTGGAGCGCGACGAGTCGCAGCGCGCGCACGTGTACCGGGCGCGGGCGACGGAGCAGCGCACGCAGCGGCAGCTGGTGACGGACCTGGTGGAGCGCGCCTTCGGAGGCTCCCCCGCGCGGCTGGCGATGCAGGCGCTGTCCTCCCGCAAGACGAGCCCCCAGGAGCTGGCGGAGCTGCGTCAGCTGCTGGATTCCCTGGAAGGAGCGGACGAATGA
- a CDS encoding sterol desaturase family protein produces the protein MAVSAPFSFLKNRKHQLDRMTLGDLVYSFFTYYAVIAYITVGIVSLVFAVKWFDNPLRMLLAMLAASVAFPFGWYLVHRNILHARWLYKSPLTASTWKRIHFDHHQDPNDLRVLFGALANVLPTVGGVIAPIGYLIGGKAGAAAALGWAMVITCFYEFCHCIQHLNYTPKLGFLKEIKRLHLSHHFHNEQGNFGITNYFWDRLFGTYYSKAAELPKSPTVFNLGYTAEEAKRYPWVDRLSGGTRGDGHPKRFWQGKDGQGTQPEEAPASPEGSP, from the coding sequence GTGGCGGTCAGCGCACCCTTTTCGTTCCTGAAGAACCGGAAGCACCAACTCGACCGCATGACGTTGGGCGACCTCGTCTACTCGTTCTTCACCTACTACGCCGTCATCGCCTACATCACGGTGGGCATCGTCAGCCTGGTGTTCGCGGTGAAGTGGTTCGACAACCCGCTGCGCATGCTCCTGGCCATGTTGGCCGCCAGCGTGGCGTTCCCCTTCGGCTGGTACCTGGTGCACCGCAACATCCTGCACGCGCGCTGGCTCTACAAGTCGCCGCTCACCGCGTCCACGTGGAAGCGCATCCACTTCGACCACCACCAGGACCCCAATGACCTGCGCGTGCTCTTCGGCGCGCTGGCCAACGTGTTGCCGACGGTGGGAGGCGTGATTGCGCCCATCGGCTACCTGATTGGTGGCAAGGCCGGGGCCGCGGCCGCCCTGGGCTGGGCGATGGTCATCACGTGCTTCTACGAGTTCTGCCACTGCATCCAGCACCTGAACTACACGCCCAAGCTCGGCTTCCTGAAGGAGATCAAGCGGCTGCACCTGTCTCACCACTTCCACAACGAGCAGGGCAACTTCGGCATCACCAACTACTTCTGGGACCGCCTCTTCGGCACCTACTACTCGAAGGCCGCCGAGCTTCCCAAGAGCCCCACCGTCTTCAACCTGGGCTACACGGCCGAGGAGGCCAAGCGCTACCCGTGGGTGGACCGGCTGTCGGGAGGCACGCGGGGTGATGGACACCCCAAGCGCTTCTGGCAGGGCAAGGACGGCCAGGGAACCCAGCCGGAAGAGGCACCGGCGAGCCCGGAAGGCTCGCCCTGA
- a CDS encoding 4-hydroxy-3-methylbut-2-enyl diphosphate reductase: protein MRRLSSLLSLCVLLLVTTGASAASEVSGPWTSSRREKSPDQVQLNLSYPGDEGEHDRGQMGLSEARAAFQGLPTADGPATFSLQREAGLFSFTGAIQDGAGAGHYRFAPSERYAKDMAALGYPKLSSLQHFQLAATNVTTQRVKDLASLGHKDLPLEKLMMVGIFNVSPEYVREMAKAGYDKLDIDELVQGRIHDVTPQRVKDMATAGYPNLPWEDVVAMAIHNVTPEYVREVRAMGYANTDADQIVALRIHGISLEYAKEMRGLGFKDLSAEDLTALRIHGVSTAFVKEMRGMGFKDLDADDFTALRIHGVSTAFVKEMRDLGFKEITHDALVSFRIHGVTPDFVKKLRNAGYPNITPEELVRLRIHGVDETFMRSMSQGGSKNPGK, encoded by the coding sequence ATGCGCCGCCTGTCGTCCCTGCTGTCCTTGTGTGTCCTGCTGTTGGTGACCACCGGAGCCTCCGCGGCCTCGGAGGTGAGCGGCCCGTGGACGTCCTCTCGCCGGGAGAAGTCGCCCGACCAGGTGCAGCTCAACCTCTCCTACCCCGGCGACGAGGGTGAGCACGACCGCGGGCAGATGGGCCTCTCGGAGGCCCGCGCCGCCTTCCAGGGCCTGCCCACGGCGGACGGCCCCGCCACCTTCAGCCTCCAGCGCGAGGCGGGCCTGTTCTCCTTCACCGGGGCCATCCAGGACGGCGCCGGCGCGGGCCACTACCGCTTCGCGCCCAGCGAGCGCTACGCGAAGGACATGGCCGCGCTCGGCTACCCGAAGCTCTCCTCGCTCCAGCACTTCCAGCTCGCGGCGACCAACGTCACCACGCAGCGGGTGAAGGACCTGGCGTCGCTGGGCCACAAGGACCTGCCGCTGGAGAAGCTGATGATGGTGGGCATCTTCAACGTCTCACCCGAGTACGTGCGGGAGATGGCGAAGGCCGGCTACGACAAGCTGGACATCGACGAGCTGGTGCAGGGCCGCATCCACGACGTCACGCCGCAGCGGGTGAAGGACATGGCCACCGCGGGCTACCCCAACCTGCCGTGGGAGGACGTGGTGGCCATGGCCATCCACAACGTCACGCCCGAGTACGTCCGCGAGGTGCGCGCCATGGGCTACGCCAACACGGACGCGGACCAGATTGTCGCCCTGCGCATCCACGGCATCTCCCTGGAGTACGCCAAGGAGATGCGCGGGCTGGGCTTCAAGGACTTGTCCGCCGAGGACCTCACCGCCCTGCGCATCCACGGCGTCTCCACCGCCTTCGTGAAGGAGATGCGCGGCATGGGTTTCAAGGACCTGGACGCCGACGACTTCACCGCCCTGCGCATCCACGGCGTCTCCACCGCCTTCGTGAAGGAGATGCGAGACCTGGGCTTCAAGGAAATCACTCACGACGCGTTGGTCTCCTTCCGCATCCACGGCGTCACGCCCGACTTCGTGAAGAAGCTGCGGAACGCGGGCTACCCCAACATCACCCCCGAGGAGCTGGTGCGCCTGCGCATTCACGGAGTCGATGAGACGTTCATGCGTTCCATGTCTCAAGGCGGGAGCAAGAACCCAGGCAAGTAG
- a CDS encoding M56 family metallopeptidase, translating into MSSLVMESLGWALLHSLWQGTLVALGLAAALLMVGARAANARYALACGALVLAVVLPVVTGVRHATQARAERRQEQSSRPHGLRATPEGFERWTPRESDAFTSRAEGRPGFLLEQAEHKAQGWWAPLVERARASLTGLLRWLVIAWVAGVGLTSGRLTAQWVQLRQLARRALPAPQEWQERLDALSQRLGLKHAVRLLQTTEVDVPSTVGWLSPVVLLPMSALSGLPSRQLEMVLAHELAHIRRHDFAVNLAQVVVETLFFYHPAVHWMSDVIRVEREHCCDDVAVSASGNSVSYARALTALETLRVQPELLHAMSALGGSLPDRVRRLVSPPASRCSSRWVAGASVLTLVSSLAIAAPLTSLVLGQSPAPATTLAAPAPVEPPEPAAPVEPPEPAEPAAFAAPPAPAAVPAVPRPLTPPPGFREAPTPRPQVKLAMRGPDEAREDKTRVGSGQPLTVDQLVELKLAGVTPEKVRELESLGYEATVSDVVELGHTGVTLEYLKQMNAAFGRKLPTDMLVELRAVGVTPEYVRALRESGFETKDPDEVVQARAVGVSEEYVRELGAAGYSNLSLEDLSHLRAVGVDPEFVRGMSRLGLPKLSSKNLQHLRAVGVTPEWLSKMRAAGLEMKDPDELVELRAVNVSPEFIRELNDAGLKNLSSRELVRLRSGGVDAEFIRRMRDTRKQ; encoded by the coding sequence ATGAGCAGCCTGGTGATGGAGTCCCTGGGGTGGGCGCTGCTGCACTCGCTCTGGCAGGGCACGCTGGTGGCGCTGGGGTTGGCGGCGGCGCTGCTGATGGTGGGCGCGCGCGCGGCGAACGCCCGCTATGCGCTGGCGTGTGGCGCGCTGGTGCTGGCCGTCGTGCTGCCCGTCGTCACGGGTGTCCGGCACGCGACGCAGGCCCGCGCGGAGCGGCGCCAGGAGCAGTCCTCGCGCCCGCACGGGCTTCGCGCCACGCCGGAGGGCTTCGAGCGATGGACCCCGCGAGAGAGCGACGCCTTCACGTCGCGCGCGGAGGGCCGCCCGGGCTTCCTGCTCGAGCAGGCGGAGCACAAGGCCCAGGGCTGGTGGGCGCCCCTGGTGGAGCGCGCCCGCGCGTCGCTCACCGGGCTGCTGCGCTGGCTGGTCATCGCGTGGGTGGCGGGCGTGGGGCTGACGTCCGGCCGGCTGACGGCGCAGTGGGTGCAACTGCGCCAGCTCGCGCGCCGCGCCCTGCCCGCGCCCCAGGAGTGGCAGGAGCGGCTGGACGCGCTCTCCCAGCGGCTGGGCCTGAAGCACGCGGTGCGGCTGCTCCAGACGACCGAGGTGGACGTGCCCTCCACGGTGGGCTGGCTGTCGCCGGTGGTGCTGCTGCCCATGTCGGCGCTGTCCGGGCTCCCCTCGCGTCAGCTGGAGATGGTGCTGGCGCACGAGCTGGCCCACATCCGCCGGCACGACTTCGCGGTGAACCTGGCGCAGGTGGTGGTGGAGACGCTCTTCTTCTACCACCCGGCCGTGCACTGGATGTCCGACGTCATCCGCGTGGAGCGCGAGCACTGCTGCGACGACGTGGCGGTGAGCGCCAGCGGCAACTCCGTCTCCTACGCCCGAGCCCTCACCGCGCTGGAGACGCTGCGCGTGCAGCCCGAGCTGCTCCACGCCATGTCCGCGCTGGGTGGCTCGCTGCCGGACCGCGTGCGGCGGCTCGTGTCGCCTCCCGCCTCGCGCTGCTCGTCCCGGTGGGTGGCCGGCGCCTCCGTGCTGACGCTGGTCAGCAGCCTGGCCATCGCCGCGCCCCTGACGTCGCTGGTGCTGGGCCAGAGCCCCGCCCCCGCGACCACCCTGGCCGCTCCCGCGCCTGTCGAGCCCCCGGAACCCGCCGCGCCTGTCGAGCCCCCGGAGCCCGCCGAGCCTGCCGCCTTCGCGGCCCCGCCGGCGCCCGCCGCCGTGCCGGCGGTGCCTCGCCCCCTGACGCCGCCCCCTGGCTTCCGGGAGGCCCCCACGCCCCGGCCGCAGGTGAAGCTGGCCATGCGCGGCCCGGATGAAGCGCGCGAGGACAAGACGCGCGTGGGAAGCGGCCAGCCGCTGACGGTCGACCAGCTCGTCGAGCTGAAGCTCGCGGGTGTGACGCCGGAGAAGGTGCGGGAGCTGGAGTCGCTGGGCTACGAGGCCACCGTCTCCGACGTGGTGGAGCTGGGCCACACGGGCGTCACCCTCGAGTACCTGAAGCAGATGAACGCGGCGTTCGGCCGGAAGCTCCCCACGGACATGCTGGTGGAGCTGCGCGCGGTGGGCGTCACGCCGGAGTACGTCCGGGCGCTGAGGGAGTCGGGCTTCGAGACGAAGGACCCGGACGAGGTGGTGCAGGCGCGCGCGGTGGGGGTCTCCGAGGAGTACGTGCGCGAGCTGGGCGCGGCGGGCTACTCCAACCTCTCGCTGGAGGACCTCTCCCACCTGCGCGCGGTGGGCGTGGACCCGGAGTTCGTCCGCGGCATGTCCCGGCTGGGGCTGCCCAAGCTCAGCTCGAAGAACCTGCAGCACCTGCGCGCGGTGGGCGTGACGCCGGAGTGGCTGTCGAAGATGCGCGCGGCAGGCCTGGAGATGAAGGACCCGGACGAGCTCGTCGAGCTGCGCGCCGTGAACGTCAGCCCGGAGTTCATCCGTGAGCTGAACGACGCGGGCCTGAAGAACCTCTCCTCGCGCGAGCTGGTGCGCCTGCGCTCCGGCGGAGTGGACGCCGAGTTCATCCGGCGGATGCGCGACACCCGGAAGCAATAG
- a CDS encoding DUF5916 domain-containing protein — protein sequence MAFEVRGAVALGVSLWCLAAGAAVEGPGKEQFIRAARAQERLHVDGRLDEADWAQAPVFDAFVERFPTAGKAPSEKTELRILYDEDMLYVGVVARDSEPSRIDRRLGRRDSAPFSDTLHVLVDSTHGHRTAYQFSITAGGVQSDGLYYDDRYYTEDWSGIWAGAAGSVEDGWVAEFAIPLSLLRFPDASLQTWGFSVRRNIARKNEELESVDNPRNHNANVSRLGHLTGMEDLRPRKRLELMPYLAARGLARPQFSDASRPTPRLLSPSMDVGLDVRAALTSELSLAATFNPDFGEVEADELLLNLSTFEAYFPERRPFFTQGMELFQPVGTNTGDSPLALFYSRRIGLTTPLLGAVKVTGSVGDVQVGVLDAFVTGPWQGQDEANPDHGLRLDWRRPMHLGPGLELPDRPSPTMHFLAAVARGRVGEGSVVGGAVTLAHPLSGPCTAADAELEEDLRPAACRARGGYAGALDFDLKTRDGQWGVFGMLVASRVDGGLPVRILEDGTRLHDGDSGAGGYLRAGRFGGEGLRPEVGVDVASPTLSLSAAGFQRAQNEITPRAVLRYSKPNGMGPFREFYAHAMAISQWTADSRHEHVVTLLNVNAEATLPSFDLLGFETGTNLNSFDERELTRSGVPFERHDRAFVSMYVESNPKRLIAVDATLSLGHHFKGGPTASAWGWYAGVSLSMRPHPSLETELSVSNDLTDHGPRYVETRSTGDFLLGELESQYLSLTLRQQWVLTPRLTLQGYAQLFTAHGTYGPFFTATSDARRTRIRLDSLVPVEHVDDSSFYDTALNVNVVARWEYQLGSTFFVVYSRTQQGLPTAERERPHATLRPRRLAAGPATDALMLKWSYYWDA from the coding sequence ATGGCATTCGAGGTCAGAGGGGCCGTCGCGCTCGGTGTGTCGCTGTGGTGTCTGGCGGCGGGCGCGGCGGTGGAGGGGCCCGGGAAGGAGCAGTTCATCCGGGCGGCGCGGGCGCAGGAACGGCTTCACGTGGACGGCCGGCTGGATGAGGCGGACTGGGCGCAAGCGCCCGTCTTCGACGCCTTCGTGGAGCGCTTCCCCACGGCGGGCAAGGCTCCGTCGGAGAAGACGGAGCTGCGCATCCTCTACGACGAGGACATGCTGTATGTGGGCGTGGTGGCGCGAGACTCGGAGCCCTCGCGCATCGACCGGCGGCTGGGGCGGCGCGACAGCGCGCCCTTCTCCGACACCCTCCATGTCCTGGTCGACTCGACGCACGGCCACCGCACCGCGTACCAGTTCTCCATCACCGCGGGCGGCGTGCAGAGCGACGGGCTCTACTACGACGACCGCTACTACACGGAGGACTGGAGCGGCATCTGGGCGGGCGCCGCGGGCAGCGTGGAGGACGGCTGGGTGGCGGAGTTCGCCATCCCCCTCTCGCTGCTGCGCTTCCCGGACGCGTCCCTGCAGACGTGGGGCTTCTCGGTGCGGCGGAACATCGCGCGCAAGAACGAGGAGCTGGAGTCCGTCGACAACCCGCGCAACCACAACGCCAATGTGTCGCGGCTGGGCCACCTGACGGGCATGGAGGACCTGCGGCCGCGCAAGCGCCTGGAGCTGATGCCGTACCTGGCCGCGCGCGGCCTCGCACGTCCCCAGTTCTCGGACGCGTCCCGGCCCACGCCCCGGCTGCTCAGCCCGTCCATGGACGTGGGGCTGGACGTGCGCGCGGCGCTCACCAGCGAGCTGTCGCTGGCGGCGACGTTCAACCCGGACTTCGGCGAGGTGGAAGCGGACGAGCTGCTGCTCAACCTGAGCACCTTCGAGGCGTACTTCCCGGAGCGGCGCCCCTTCTTCACCCAGGGCATGGAGCTGTTCCAGCCGGTGGGCACGAACACGGGAGACTCGCCGCTGGCGCTCTTCTACTCGCGGCGCATCGGCCTGACGACGCCGCTGCTGGGCGCGGTGAAGGTGACGGGCTCGGTGGGCGACGTGCAGGTGGGCGTGCTGGATGCGTTCGTCACCGGCCCCTGGCAGGGCCAGGACGAGGCGAACCCGGACCACGGCCTGCGCCTGGACTGGCGCCGTCCGATGCACCTGGGCCCGGGGCTGGAGCTGCCGGACCGGCCCTCCCCCACCATGCACTTCCTGGCGGCGGTGGCGCGTGGGCGCGTGGGGGAAGGCTCCGTCGTCGGTGGTGCGGTGACGCTGGCCCATCCGCTGTCGGGCCCCTGCACGGCGGCGGACGCGGAGCTCGAGGAGGACCTGCGTCCGGCGGCGTGCCGCGCTCGCGGGGGATACGCGGGAGCGCTCGACTTCGACCTGAAGACGCGGGACGGCCAGTGGGGCGTCTTCGGGATGCTGGTGGCTTCGCGCGTGGACGGCGGCCTGCCCGTGCGCATCCTGGAGGATGGCACGCGGCTGCACGACGGAGACTCGGGCGCGGGAGGCTACCTGCGCGCGGGCCGCTTCGGTGGCGAGGGCCTGCGTCCGGAGGTGGGCGTGGACGTGGCGTCACCCACGCTGTCGCTGTCGGCCGCGGGCTTCCAGCGCGCGCAGAACGAAATCACGCCTCGGGCCGTGCTGCGCTACTCGAAGCCCAACGGGATGGGACCCTTCCGCGAGTTCTACGCCCATGCCATGGCCATCTCCCAGTGGACCGCGGATTCGCGCCACGAGCACGTCGTCACCCTGCTCAACGTGAACGCGGAGGCCACGCTGCCCAGCTTCGACCTGCTGGGCTTCGAGACGGGCACGAACCTGAACAGCTTCGACGAGCGGGAGCTGACCCGCTCGGGCGTGCCCTTCGAGCGCCATGACCGCGCCTTCGTGAGCATGTACGTGGAGTCCAACCCCAAGCGCCTCATCGCGGTGGACGCCACGCTCTCCCTGGGTCACCACTTCAAGGGGGGCCCCACCGCCTCCGCCTGGGGCTGGTACGCGGGGGTCTCGCTGTCGATGCGGCCTCACCCGTCGCTGGAGACCGAGCTGTCCGTGAGCAACGACCTGACGGACCACGGGCCGCGCTACGTGGAGACGCGGAGCACGGGCGACTTCCTCCTGGGCGAGCTGGAGTCGCAATACCTGTCGCTCACGCTGCGGCAGCAGTGGGTGCTGACGCCTCGGCTCACGCTGCAGGGCTACGCGCAGCTCTTCACCGCGCATGGCACCTACGGCCCCTTCTTCACCGCCACGTCCGACGCGCGCCGCACGCGCATCCGGCTGGACTCGCTGGTGCCCGTCGAGCACGTGGACGACAGCAGCTTCTACGACACGGCGCTCAACGTGAACGTCGTCGCGCGGTGGGAGTACCAGCTCGGCTCCACGTTCTTCGTCGTCTACTCGCGCACGCAGCAGGGCCTGCCCACCGCGGAGCGCGAGCGGCCCCACGCCACGCTGCGCCCTCGCCGGCTCGCGGCCGGCCCGGCCACCGACGCGCTGATGCTCAAGTGGAGCTATTACTGGGACGCCTGA
- a CDS encoding vWA domain-containing protein, translating to MNRTLLLLSAAGLLALGALSLGKPPAPVPPPPPPVTDTSHTVSLPDEPASTALLPLVASEPTSGALTLSGKLSGGYVQVGPSEAFAWMELKARPAPPGRRVPVNLALVVDRSGSMAGRKHNDAQRAAMELVRRLTPEDRLALVHYGTDVTVVPSRLVTKEVREDLLTLIQGIYSDGSTNISGALQEAATALHPHLTEFKVSRAILLSDGQPTTGITSEPELLRITRELRDRGVTVSALGVGEDFHAALMRGMAEQGGGFSGFIDDSARLSEVFSRELDQATSTVARKVELRLELPPHVHAAEVLGLPSTREGAIVKVPLYDMAGEQTVRVVVKLTLAAPATTEALPILAASAHYVDVARDTQAQTTLALKASVTDDKALVRANLDRDVRVHAVRALGTQQMRAAVKEMQLGNRSAAVGLLSNARRLFGSSASALSSELAELDQAEAAYGNAANDGDVRRESLKLYKKTMKNFGENNAY from the coding sequence ATGAACCGCACCCTGTTGCTGCTGTCCGCCGCTGGATTGCTCGCCCTGGGCGCGCTCTCCCTGGGCAAGCCCCCGGCCCCCGTGCCCCCGCCGCCGCCCCCCGTCACGGACACCAGCCACACGGTGTCCCTTCCCGACGAGCCCGCCTCGACCGCCCTTCTCCCCCTGGTGGCATCCGAACCAACCTCGGGCGCCCTCACCCTGTCGGGTAAGCTGTCGGGTGGATACGTCCAGGTAGGCCCCAGCGAGGCCTTCGCCTGGATGGAGCTCAAGGCCCGCCCAGCACCTCCCGGCCGTCGCGTCCCCGTCAACCTGGCGCTCGTCGTGGACCGCTCCGGCTCCATGGCCGGGCGCAAGCACAACGACGCCCAGCGCGCCGCCATGGAGCTGGTGCGCCGCCTCACCCCCGAGGACCGCCTGGCGCTGGTGCACTACGGCACCGACGTGACGGTCGTCCCCAGCCGCCTCGTCACGAAGGAGGTCCGCGAGGACCTGCTCACCCTCATCCAGGGCATCTACTCGGACGGCTCCACCAACATCAGCGGGGCGCTCCAGGAGGCGGCCACCGCCCTGCATCCCCACCTGACGGAGTTCAAGGTCAGCCGCGCCATCCTGCTGAGCGATGGCCAGCCCACCACCGGCATCACGTCCGAGCCGGAGCTGCTGCGCATCACCCGCGAGCTGAGGGACCGGGGCGTCACGGTGAGCGCCCTGGGCGTGGGCGAGGACTTCCACGCGGCCCTCATGCGCGGCATGGCGGAGCAGGGAGGCGGCTTCTCGGGCTTCATCGACGACTCCGCCCGCCTGTCGGAGGTGTTCTCCCGCGAGCTGGACCAGGCCACCAGCACCGTGGCCCGGAAGGTGGAGCTGCGGCTGGAGCTGCCGCCGCACGTCCACGCCGCGGAAGTCCTGGGCCTGCCCTCCACGCGCGAGGGCGCCATCGTCAAGGTGCCCCTGTACGACATGGCGGGTGAGCAGACCGTCCGCGTCGTCGTGAAGCTGACGCTGGCGGCGCCCGCCACCACCGAGGCCCTGCCCATCCTCGCCGCCTCCGCGCACTACGTGGACGTGGCGCGCGACACCCAGGCACAGACGACGCTGGCGCTGAAGGCGAGCGTCACCGACGACAAGGCCCTGGTGCGCGCGAACCTGGACCGGGACGTGCGCGTGCACGCGGTGCGAGCGTTGGGAACCCAGCAGATGCGCGCGGCCGTGAAGGAGATGCAGCTGGGCAACCGGAGCGCGGCGGTCGGTCTGCTAAGCAACGCTCGCAGGCTTTTCGGCTCGTCGGCCTCGGCGCTCTCGAGTGAGCTTGCGGAGCTGGACCAAGCAGAGGCAGCCTATGGGAACGCGGCCAACGACGGCGACGTCCGCCGGGAGTCGCTGAAGCTCTACAAGAAGACGATGAAGAACTTCGGCGAGAACAACGCGTACTAG